ATACTGGCCGCGATAGCAAGCAAGGTCTTCTGATAGCTCTCAAGCATCCCGAACGAGAGATGCCCGGCGAGCAGGATCAGCGTGATAAAGACGGGAGGCGTGAACCGGCTGTCGAGAATTGCAAGCAGTCCGCGACTCGCAGGCTTCGCCGTGCCCTGCGTCGTATTTGGCGTCGAGTTTTGCTCGGCGATCTGCTCGCTCACTTCGTCTCCTTCACGTTGTACATCGTGTCCGGCACAACATCGTTGAGAGTCTGGATCGCTCCCGAAGGCCAGCGAACCACGGCCTTTTCAATCTGCGGATTCTTCCCCAGGCCGAAGTGTAGCCGTCGTTGATTCTGCGCAGCAAAACCACTCCCGCCAGAGACCTCCTGCACCTGCTCCTTGCCGTTCCAGTAGACCGTGACCTCTGCTCCAATCGCGCTGCGGTTGCTCTTCGTTCCCTCAAGCTGAAACTCAACCCACTTGTTGTTAGGATCCACGGTGTTCTTGTAGATCAGCAGCGGCCCACGCTGTGTCGCCACGATTACATCAAGCGCGCCGGTGTTCCAAAGATCAGCCATCGCGACGGCGCGCCCGTCATACGTGTCGGTCACACCCACCGCCTGCGCCACATCAATAAACTGACCCGCGCCATCATTCATCCAAACCTTCTTCTTCTGATACCCGGACAGACTGCGCCCATCCATCGCCGGCCAGTTCTTCGCATCACCAATGATCGTGCTGTTACCCCCGGCCACCTTCGAAAAGTCGTACCAGTAGCTCTCATTGCGATTGAGCGAAACATAGCCATTCGTCAGGAACAGGTCAAGATTTCCATCGTTGTTCAAATCACCAAACTGCGCACCGAAGCTCCACCCACCCAACTCAACGCCCATATCGCGCGCAAGGTTATCGAACTTGATCGAACCGGCCGTCCCATTCTGCTGAGGCACCCAAAGATTATTTCCTTGAATCAACACACCCGGCTCGGAGATGTTCGACACATACACCGAATACTTCCCTTGGTCCATAATGTCGCCAAACGCAACATTCATGCCGCTCTTCGGAGCAAAACCGATACCCGACTCCGAGCCAACTTCATGGAACCGCTTCCCATCATTCAGGTAGAGCTCGCTGACACCATAGTCGTTCGCAACAAACAAGTCCTGATGCCCCGTCCCACGCAGGTCCGCCGCACCGCAAGCCAGCGCCCAGCGGCGGCTATCGATCCCCACCTTCGCACTGACCTCTTCAAACTTCCCATTCCCCAGGTTATGAAACAGATATTTGCGTCCACCATTATTGGCGTACTCAAAACTGTTGGGCATGATCTTGGTTGTATCGAGATGCCACAGATTCACATCCTCGGGATAGTAGCCGCCAATAAAGAAGTCGAGTAGCCCGTCGCCGTCATAGTCAAACCAGACCCCAGTATTCGCATTCATCCACTTCGGCAAGCCAGCCACATCGACGCGCGTAAAACCATGGCCATGGTCGTTATGAAACAGCTCCGTCTGGCCCCACTTGATCAGCAGCAGATCTTCGTAGCCATCATTGTCATAGTCACCCCAGATCGCCGCCATCGAAACGCCCGTCCCCGGCGTATTCACATCCGCGATGCCCATCTCAGGGGCAACGTCTTTGAACGTGCCATCATGCATGTTGCGATAGAGCGCGTTCTTGCTGCCAATCTTGCTGTTCGTCACATAAATATCAGGCCAGCCGTCGCGGTCGAAGTCCACAATCGAAACCGAAGCCCCCATCGACGCGACCTCAGGCATAATGCCCTTCAGCTTAGGATCGAGCGTCGGCGCCTCGTGAACGAAGTTCACGCCCGCAGCCTTCGATACCTCCTGCAGATAGAAGCCATGCCGCGCCAGCGATGCCTTCATGTCGAGCGCAGTCTTCGCCGACTGCCGATCCGCCGAAACCCTCCGGAAGATCGACGGTACCAGCAGCAATCCAACAAAGAAGATCGCGAGCAGCGTGTGCGCAACGGGTCCACGTTTCATCTTCCTGCTCCGCCTCTCAACTCATCTTCAAACGGCTGCGGCGTGACGTAGCGAGTCTGGTATGTCTGCCAATCCTCAGGATGATGCCGATAGGCCCACTCTTGCCGCAAAGGCAACGGCGCGGTGTCATATACAGTCCTGCTGTGGTGCGGCAGTGGCAAATTTGTCTCCGAGTACGTCGTATTGAAATCGCCATCCTTGATCCAACCATCACCCGCAATCACAAAATCACGCACCCAGCCCGCAGGCGGAGGTGGAGACACGGCAAATCGAAACGACATCTCATCTCCCGCGTTCATGATGACGTAGCGATCATCGGTCTTCGCCAGCAGCTCACGCACATCGCCATAGCGCGTGTAGTAACCTTCAAGATCGCGCCACGGATGACGCGCTCCCGTCAGGTGGTTATAGTCCGGAATCTCCGGCGAAGACTGGTTGGCCTGATCGATCACCGAGTAGCCGCGATA
This is a stretch of genomic DNA from Edaphobacter acidisoli. It encodes these proteins:
- a CDS encoding CRTAC1 family protein yields the protein MKRGPVAHTLLAIFFVGLLLVPSIFRRVSADRQSAKTALDMKASLARHGFYLQEVSKAAGVNFVHEAPTLDPKLKGIMPEVASMGASVSIVDFDRDGWPDIYVTNSKIGSKNALYRNMHDGTFKDVAPEMGIADVNTPGTGVSMAAIWGDYDNDGYEDLLLIKWGQTELFHNDHGHGFTRVDVAGLPKWMNANTGVWFDYDGDGLLDFFIGGYYPEDVNLWHLDTTKIMPNSFEYANNGGRKYLFHNLGNGKFEEVSAKVGIDSRRWALACGAADLRGTGHQDLFVANDYGVSELYLNDGKRFHEVGSESGIGFAPKSGMNVAFGDIMDQGKYSVYVSNISEPGVLIQGNNLWVPQQNGTAGSIKFDNLARDMGVELGGWSFGAQFGDLNNDGNLDLFLTNGYVSLNRNESYWYDFSKVAGGNSTIIGDAKNWPAMDGRSLSGYQKKKVWMNDGAGQFIDVAQAVGVTDTYDGRAVAMADLWNTGALDVIVATQRGPLLIYKNTVDPNNKWVEFQLEGTKSNRSAIGAEVTVYWNGKEQVQEVSGGSGFAAQNQRRLHFGLGKNPQIEKAVVRWPSGAIQTLNDVVPDTMYNVKETK